The Medicago truncatula cultivar Jemalong A17 chromosome 4, MtrunA17r5.0-ANR, whole genome shotgun sequence genome includes a region encoding these proteins:
- the LOC11432880 gene encoding glutelin type-D 1, protein MDINLSPQLAKKVYGGDGGSYYAWSPSELPMLREGNIGAAKLALEKNGFAVPRYSDSSKVAYVLQGSGVAGIVLPESKEKVVAIKEGDALALPFGVVTWWYNKEDTELVVLFLGDTSKAHKAGEFTDFFLTGPNGIFTGFSTEFVGRAWDLDENNVKTLVGKQSAKGIVKLDGKISLPQPIEEHKKGMALNCLEAPLDVDIKNGGRVVVLNTKNLPLVGEVGLGADLVRIDGRSMCSPGFSCDSALQVTYIVRGSGRVQVVGVDGKRVLETTLKAGDLFIVPRFFVVSKIADNDGMEWFSIITTPNPVFTHMAGSSSVWKALSPTVLQAAFNVDPEVEKLFRSKRTADAIFFPPPN, encoded by the exons atGGATATTAATCTTTCTCCTCAATTGGCAAAGAAAGTGTACGGTGGTGATGGTGGATCGTACTATGCTTGGTCTCCTTCTGAGCTTCCTATGTTACGTGAAGGTAACATTGGTGCTGCCAAGTTAGCTCTTGAGAAGAATGGTTTTGCTGTTCCAAGGTATTCTGATTCTTCTAAGGTTGCTTATGTTCTTCAAG GAAGTGGAGTTGCTGGAATTGTGCTACCTGAATCTAAAGAGAAGGTTGTTGCAATTAAGGAGGGTGATGCATTAGCACTTCCCTTCGGTGTTGTGACGTGGTGGTACAACAAAGAGGACACTGAGTTGGTTGTTCTGTTCCTCGGCGACACTTCAAAAGCACACAAAGCCGGTGAGTTTACTGATTTTTTCCTGACCGGTCCTAATGGAATCTTTACTGGATTTTCAACTGAGTTTGTCGGAAGGGCTTGGGACTTGGACGAGAACAATGTGAAGACACTCGTTGGAAAGCAGTCCGCTAAAGGGATTGTGAAGCTTGACGGTAAAATAAGCCTTCCTCAACCTATAGAGGAACACAAGAAAGGCATGGCTTTGAACTGTCTGGAGGCACCATTGGATGTTGATATTAAGAATGGTGGAAGGGTTGTTGTATTGAACACTAAGAACCTTCCTTTGGTCGGTGAGGTTGGTTTAGGAGCCGACCTTGTGAGGATCGATGGAAGATCCATGTGCTCGCCCGGATTCTCTTGTGATTCTGCTTTACAGGTTACTTACATTGTTAGGGGAAGTGGCCGTGTTCAAGTTGTTGGTGTTGATGGTAAGAGAGTTTTGGAGACAACTTTGAAGGCTGGAGATTTGTTCATTGTGCCGAGGTTTTTCGTTGTCTCGAAAATTGCTGACAATGATGGAATGGAGTGGTTTTCTATCATCACTACCCCTAA TCCTGTATTTACACACATGGCTGGAAGCTCTTCGGTGTGGAAGGCGCTATCACCTACAGTTCTACAAGCTGCTTTCAATGTCGATCCAGAAGTTGAGAAACTCTTCCGTTCAAAGAGGACTGCCGATGCCATTTTCTTCCCTCCTCCAAATTGA